From the Tachyglossus aculeatus isolate mTacAcu1 chromosome 21, mTacAcu1.pri, whole genome shotgun sequence genome, one window contains:
- the CDIPT gene encoding CDP-diacylglycerol--inositol 3-phosphatidyltransferase, with amino-acid sequence MLQENIFLFVPNLIGYARIVFALIAFYFMPCCPLTASSFYLLSGLLDAFDGHAARALDQGTRFGAMLDMLTDRCATMCLLVNLALLYPRATLLFQLSMSLDVASHWLHLHSSVVRGSGSHKTIDLTGNPVLRLYYTSRPVLFLMCAGNELFYCLLYLLNFSEGPTVGLGSAGLFRVGVWLCAPVAFLKSLISVVHLVTASRNMAALDAADRAKRK; translated from the exons ATGCTGCAGGAAAACATCTTTCTGTTCGTGCCCAACCTCATCG GCTACGCACGGATCGTCTTCGCCCTAATCGCCTTCTACTTCATGCCCTGCTGCCCGCTCACGGCCTCCTCTTTCTACCTGCTGAGCGGCCTCCTGGACGCCTTCGATGGCCACGCTGCCCGGGCGCTTGACCAAG ggacCCGATTTGGGGCGATGCTGGACATGCTGACCGACCGCTGtgccaccatgtgtctgctggtcAACCTGGCGCTGCTCTACCCCCGGGCAACCCTGCTTTTCCAGCTCAGCATGAGCCTGGACGTCGCCAGCCACTGGCTGCACCTGCACAG CTCGGTGGTCCGGGGCAGTGGCAGCCACAAGACCATTGATCTGACGGGAAATCCGGTGCTGCGGCTCTACTACACGTCCCGG CCTGTGTTGTTCCTCATGTGTGCTGGGAACGAACTCTTCTACTGTCTGCTCTACCTTCTCAACTTCTCCGAGGGACCGACAG TGGGCCTGGGATCAGCCGGCCTGTTCCGGGTGGGAGTGTGGCTTTGCGCACCCGTCGCCTTCCTCAAGTCCCTCATCAGCGTCGTCCACCTGGTGACGGCTTCCCGCAACATGGCCGCGCTGGATGCCGCCGACCGGGCCAAGAGGAAGTAG
- the LOC119942764 gene encoding uncharacterized protein LOC119942764 isoform X1, protein MDPSPVGPAKDPGAQPHRPVAAAQRSASACYSHSEEFLSRVSCDLTNEALSGARCPPTPMPPKEPQRRDQGTQMSRHVLPVTQTRGTDTRSDKNRTRNKSHLLPPRDMGEDFMNEEGKTLIPRGKDFSQHKQVEAVRQEETMRGVFLTDHRPPRRAPGAPGGLSPLVSKRELGNVKPLGRSHSLPRAPDTPILSSGMTSGCQRPPKAPC, encoded by the exons ATGGATCCCAGCCCCGTGGGGCCTGCGAAAGACCCCGGGGCCCAACCCCACCGTCCCGTGGCCGCGGCCCAGAGATCGGCTTCG GCCTGCTACTCCCACTCGGAGGAGTTCCTGTCTCGGGTCAGCTGCGATCTCACCAACGAGGCCCTGAGCGGAGCCCGCTGCCCGCCGACTCCGATGCCTCCCAAGGAGCCTCAGAGACGGGACCAGGGCACTCAGATGTCTCGCCACG TGCTTCCAGTCACCCAGACCCGTGGCACAGACACTCG aTCAGACAAAAACCGGACCCGAAACAAGTCTCATCTGCTGCCGCCTCGAGATATG GGTGAAGATTTCATGAATGAAGAGGGGAAGACCCTGATTCCTAGGGGGAAAGACTTCTCCCAGCACAAGCAG GTGGAGGCTGTGCGACAGGAGGAGACCATGAGGGGGGTGTTCTTGACGGACCATCGCCCTCCCCGCAGGGCCCCTGGGGCCCCGGGTGGCCTCTCCCCACTTGTCTCCAAGAGGGAGCTTGGAAACGTTAAG CCCTTGGGTCGGAGCCATTCCCTGCCGCGTGCTCCTGATACCCCGATCCTGAGCTCAGGAATGACCTCCGGCTGTCAGCGGCCTCCTAAGGCCCCTTGCTAA
- the LOC119942764 gene encoding uncharacterized protein LOC119942764 isoform X2 → MDPSPVGPAKDPGAQPHRPVAAAQRSASACYSHSEEFLSRVSCDLTNEALSGARCPPTPMPPKEPQRRDQGTQMSRHVLPVTQTRGTDTRSDKNRTRNKSHLLPPRDMVEAVRQEETMRGVFLTDHRPPRRAPGAPGGLSPLVSKRELGNVKPLGRSHSLPRAPDTPILSSGMTSGCQRPPKAPC, encoded by the exons ATGGATCCCAGCCCCGTGGGGCCTGCGAAAGACCCCGGGGCCCAACCCCACCGTCCCGTGGCCGCGGCCCAGAGATCGGCTTCG GCCTGCTACTCCCACTCGGAGGAGTTCCTGTCTCGGGTCAGCTGCGATCTCACCAACGAGGCCCTGAGCGGAGCCCGCTGCCCGCCGACTCCGATGCCTCCCAAGGAGCCTCAGAGACGGGACCAGGGCACTCAGATGTCTCGCCACG TGCTTCCAGTCACCCAGACCCGTGGCACAGACACTCG aTCAGACAAAAACCGGACCCGAAACAAGTCTCATCTGCTGCCGCCTCGAGATATG GTGGAGGCTGTGCGACAGGAGGAGACCATGAGGGGGGTGTTCTTGACGGACCATCGCCCTCCCCGCAGGGCCCCTGGGGCCCCGGGTGGCCTCTCCCCACTTGTCTCCAAGAGGGAGCTTGGAAACGTTAAG CCCTTGGGTCGGAGCCATTCCCTGCCGCGTGCTCCTGATACCCCGATCCTGAGCTCAGGAATGACCTCCGGCTGTCAGCGGCCTCCTAAGGCCCCTTGCTAA